The uncultured Dysgonomonas sp. genome contains the following window.
AGATCAGTTATTGTACCGATAGTAGTCCCTTTTACTACAACTGAAGCACTAATAACGGGTTCTCCATTACTGTCTATTACAGTACCGGAAATCCTCGTTGTTTGTGCTACTGTAAATCCGACGCTTAGCAATAAGCAGGATAAAATTAACACCACTCTTTTCTTCATAATAATTGTAATTAATAGCTAAATATTGTTTTTTATATCAACTCGACATTATAATTTGAGAATATTTCTTTAGCCCGATTCATTCGCTAGTGCAAACGCAAAAAAACCTTCATTAAGGGAACATATGCGTTCCCTTAATGAAGGTTTTTTATGATAAAATGATAGCCGAATAGTCTCTATTCTATCCGGTCTATTGTTTTTTTGCCTTTTTTTAGTTAATGTGCTTTTCTGCTCTCTCTCTCTCTCTCTCTCTCTCTCTCTCTCTCTCTCTCTCTCTCTCTCTCTCTCTCTCTAATAAAATATGGCTAACCTCCAAATTTTCAACTGGAAGAATAAAGGATAAAGTTGATATTTTTTCGTTGATTTGGTTTCTTAGGGCCATATTAACTGATGGTTCATCTTGATTTTATAATTTGAGAAGAGAGATTAAACACGGCTAATCATATAGTTAGTCTCTACTTCAGATAATTCTGCCTATGGTTTGATAGAGCAAAGATATTAAAATATTTTAATGCGGGCGCAAAGAGGTGTTAATTTTTTACAATTTAAACGCTAAATGTGAAATTCAGATACAATAGAATTTCATATAGTCAGTTTCTATATAATTAAAAACTTATCATTAATCTTAACAGCCTGAATAGACTTTCCTATTTCAGAAATTCTAATCTAGCAGGTCTTTTTAGTCAGATTATAAGCTCTTTAACGCTTTGAGGACAAAGATAGGATAAGTAGTAGAATGTGTACCTCCTTCAAAATAATGAGTGCTGACATTTACTCCTCTTTTTTGTAAACGGTCATATGCTAATTCTGTATTGAAAGTCGGTACCCATGTGTCTTTTGTTCCATGAACAAGGACTACGGTTCCTTTTGCTTCGAAGTCACTTACATCATTGTCAACCAAAGCTTTTATAAAAGCTTCATCAGTTTTTTCAGTAATACCTTTCACAAAAGTAGGATTAAATGCTTTTGAAGGAGCTGATGGGATTTTCTGCGCCTGCATGATCTTGTCTGTTTCGGCATATTTTTTTACAACAGGTTCCATCTCCGGTTGTACCAACTGGCTTAAGTTTCGGTTTATATTATATACTTTGTCATATGTAAGCAACACCCATAAATAGGATGCTGTGAAATTAGGCGAGTCGCCGGATGTTTGCTGGATTACATGGGTTGCTGTTTCTACTTTATCATAAGCTCCCGCTCCGGCAACAGTTACTATATCGGTAAAATTATCCGGATTTTCACTGAACGATTTCAGTGTCGACATTGTAGCAAAGCCGCCTTCGGAATAACCGAAAAGAAACAGCTTAGTAGGATTGATATGCAAAGACTTATCCTGTGCAAATGATGGGACAGCTTCGATTAGCTTCCGTGTGGCTTCTGCCAATGATGATCTTACTTCGTAATAATGCATGTCTTTTTCGTCTGCACCATAACCGAAATAGTCGGGAACTACTATAATATACCCATTTTCGTGGGTAGGAGGGATAAGGCTTAAAGCATCTTTTAAAGTAGTGGCATCTTTAAATTTGTTAAAGGATGGGGCGTCCGACTCAGCAAACAGTGTTCCATGCTGGATAGAGACAATGCTTAATTGTTTATCTCTCTCTTCGGCAGGTAAAACCGGATAGCCGATAAGCCCCGACAAAATCGTTGTTTCTCCGAACGGGTCTGTTGCCTCATATGTTACCTTTGTGAAAGTGATATCATATTTTATCTTTCGTAATTCATCTGTTAAAACAGAATCTGATACTTTCAGTCTGTTTTTTAGGTATTGTCTGTAATTTTCTCTGATAACATCAGCCTTTATTGTCCTTATTGTTTTCTCACTTTTTATCAGTGATGATTGGCTATTTATATTACAAGATATTATTAGTAATGATAAAAGAAAACAAGGAATGAGTCTGCTTATAAAGTTCTTCATCAGCGTATATTTTAGAATACAATTTGCATCTGTCCTAAAACAACATTCGAATTTGGAGCATTCCATTTAGATGAATAATCGGAATAGGTATAGTTGAGTTGGAAACGACACGATTTGTAAAAGTAATAATTTATGCCTAGAGTATAATCCATCACTTCGTTATTAATCTCTTTATTCTGATTCAGATAATCAATTTTTGCGAATGCATTTAACTTTTCGGGTATAAAGTACCATAGTCCCACACCGTGGATACCCTCTTTGGCAATACCTCCATCATTGGCTTTTATCCATTCGGCGCGTGCATATAACCTGTCGTTTTTATAATCTGAACTGATGATCCAACGGTTTCGCACATGGTCGTTTCTTTCACTATCTCCTGCCTTTATATACGTAGCTTCGCCAAAATATCCACCACCGCCTATACGGAATCCTTTTACAGGTTGCAACATAATATTAGCCGTAAGATCTTTCGAGTTGTTTGTTTCATTCGTAACGAGGCCTGTTCCTTGATATATACCGAGCCCGTATTCGAGAAAATCGTGAGTACCGGTATTGATAAGGCTGCCGGATGCTTTAATACCCATGTCGCGTCCGATGTTATTTCTGTTGTTTTGTAATTTTAAAACATCGTCACCCATGCCCGAAAATGCTGAGACGGAACGCGTATTGGTGATTGACTCCAGGGCAGTAAGAGAAAATTGATTCTCGAGAGAAAAAGGTGTTTTCATTTGTCCTACCCTAAGATTAAAACTGCTGGAAGGAGTCCAGTCGACATAATATTCGGTGAGTGTAGGATTCACAAATTCCATCATTACAAAGTACTTGAGATCTTTGAAGATTTGCCCTTGCATATGCAGGAAAACGACTCTGGTACTCAGGTCGTGCTTTACTTTGTTTACATCACTATATTTATACATTAATAAGCCATATCCCCCGAACTGCATATATGGGGTATTAAAAGCCTGTCTTATTTTTTCTACGGATTGGGAAAACGAACTATTCTGTGTATTCTTATTTGATGATACCTGCAATGAATCGGCTTCATCTTGTGTGAGTATATTCTTCTCTACTAATTTTTTTAGAAGTTCACTGTTCGAATCTTGTGAGTAAGTCAAAGAGCATGCTGTAAATAAAGAGAGTACAAGTAGCAGTTTCTTCATAAAGTCTTTTGAATGGTTTATTGTTTATAAAAATTAATTGATGTTTATTGGTTCGCCAAGATATTTTGGCCCTTTGCCCGTAATGATGTCGACAAAGACCTTTACCCGTGCAAATAATTCCCTTATTTTAGTGCGGTACGAAAAGCGGTTCAGATCAATGTCTTTTGCATTGTATCCATATGCCTCCAATCCGTAATATTGAGCAAGGAATATAGCCCTTTCGTTATGAAACTCCTGAGATACGATGATGAAAGATTTTTGTCCGAATATCTCACTCATTCTCACTACTGAGTCTAGTGTGCGCAGCCCTGCGTAGTCCATATATATAATGTCTCCGGGTACTCCGGCTTCGACTAAAGCATCATGCATATCCTGAGCTTCATTGTAGTCTTTTGTACTATTATCTCCACTTACGACAAAAGCTTTTACCTTTCCGGCATCGTATAGCTCTTTGGCAGCCCGGATGCGGTATGTAAAGTATAAATTCTGGCGTCCTCCTATATATCTGGCTGCTCCCAATACTAATGCAGCCTTTTGTGCAGGAATGCTATCAGTGTTATTATAAACATAATCTTTGGTGTCATGGGGGATTTTCCAGTTAGCAAATAGAATTGCCAATCCGATAATTATTAGAGGTATAAGTATTATCAACAAAACTTTGGTTAATTTCTTTTTCGTGTAAGGCTTCATTAAATGCGGTCTAGTACTTTTTTGATTAAATCTTCTATCGAACCTTTATAATTAGCGTTTGATTTACCGGCCAGGCGGTTAGCTATGATTGTACATACAGTTATGGCGCGATGTCCCATCAATCGGCCTAATCCTGCTAACGGAGCACTTTCCATCTCATAGTTGGTTATCATATCTTCCCCGAAGCGGAATGTTTCTATCTTGCTGTTCAGATCGGGATTCGCCAAAGGTATGCGCACATGCCGCCCTTGCGGGCCATAAAAGCCGATAGCTGAGATAGTCACACCTTTTATCATATCATGTCCCACCTGTTCCACAAGGCTTTCATCCGCTTTGATCACATAAGGCGCACAATGTTGAGGATTCCAACCTACATGTTCTTTGAATGCCGCTTCAAAGTCGTTCAATGTAATGCTGTTTCGTCCGTCATAGTAGTTTAGTACGCCATCAAACCCTATCGATTTGGCCGCGACTACATAAGAACCTATCGGGCAATGCGGTTGCAGACCGCCTGATGTACCTACACGCACCATTGTCAGTTGCTTGAAGTCTTTCTTTACTTCACGGGTATTGAAGTCCACATTGGCTAAGGCGTCCAGTTCTGTGAGAACAATATCGATATTGTCAGGTCCAATGCCGTGTGATATGGCTGTTATGCGTTTGCCTTTATAAGTCCCGGTGATAGTATGGAACTCGCGGCTTTGTATATTGCATTCTATAGTGTCGAAAAACGAAGCTGTGAGGGTAACTCTTTCAGGATCGCCCATCATTATTATCTTATCTGATAATTGTTCCGGTTTTACGTGAAGATGGAATACACTGCCGTCGCTGTTGATAATCAATTCTGAATCAGGTATTACACGCATAATTTATCCATTTAGTGTTTTGAAATGCAAAGATATAGAATTTTGTCCATCAGAGAGATTGTAAACGATATAAAGTAAAGAGTTAACAAGTCTGATTTTATTTTTAACTTTGTGAGATACTCAAGAGTTATTCTTTCCTTATAGATAGATTTAATATTAAATGATAATAACCATGAAAAGAGAACTAAGTGTATTTTTATCAATCATTTGCAGTTGCATATTCCTTTCCGGTAGCAGCTTGTATGCAAAAGAACCGGGACGAAATTTAAGGGATGACGGGGAACTGTTCAAAGTTGCCATTGCTGGCTATACTTTTGTTAACTTCAATCTGGATGAGACATTGAAGATGATGCAGGAAGTGGATGTCCATTATCTCTGCATTAAAGACTTTCATCTGCCTCTAGCCAGTACCGATGAGGAGATTGCAGCTTTTCATGCGAAACTGGCAGCCCACGATGTTACCGGATATGCCGTAGGGCCTATCTATATGAAAACGAAAGAGGAAGTAGACCGCGCTTTCGATTATGCCAGACGGGTAGGAGTGAAGCTAATTGTCGGTGTTCCTAATCATGAGGTATTGCCCTATGTTGACCAGAAAGTGAAAGAGTATGACTTCAAATATGCCATTCATCTGCATGGCCCTGATATCAAATTATATCCGAATGCAACGGATATTTATGAAAATGTAAAAGATCTTGACCCGCGTATTGGTATGTGTCTCGATATTGGCCACGATGCCCGCGACGGACAAGATCCTATCGCCGATCTGAAGAAGTATAAAGATCGTGTGTTTGATATTCATATGAAGAATACGACTGCTGCCAGTAAAGAAGGGAAGACTGGTGAAATAGGGCGTGGTGTTATAGATATTCCGGCATTTGTGCGTATGCTTCGCGAGGTAAAATACGATGGAGCTTGTAGTCTGGAGTATGAACGTAATATGAAAACTCCTTTGGCGGGTATCGCTGAATCTATCGGTTATTTTAGAGGTGTGATAGATGCTACGAAGTAAAATTCTTATTTTTGCAGGCTAAAACTATTCTAATGAAAATTACCCTTCTTGTCATAGGCAAAACTGATGCCGGCTATTTTATCGATGCGGTCGGTGAGTATCAGAAACGGCTCGAGCACTATATTCCTTTCGAGATACAGGTTATACCTGATATAAAGAATACGAAGAGCCTTACTGCCGATCAACAGAAAGAAAAAGAGGGTGAACTTATCCTCAGAAACCTGCAAGCGGGTGATTATCTGGTCTTACTGGACGATAAGGGAAAAGAATACACGTCCGTGCAATTCGCAACCTACATTGAAAAGAAGACACATACTGTAGCCAAGCGGCTTGTCTTTCTGATTGGTGGTCCTTACGGTTTTTCACAAAGTGTGTATAATAAGGCGAATGAAAAGCTAACCCTTTCGCGGATGACTTTCTCGCACCAGATGGTGAGGCTGATATTTGTAGAGCAGCTATATAGGGCTATGACAATTTTGAATAATGAGCCCTATCATCATGAATAAAAATAAGAACGGGTTCAGCTATAAGTTGAACCCGTCTCCTTATATAGATATAAATCTTACATATTCATACCACCGCAAACAGGAATAGCCTGTCCGCTAACATACGAAGAAAGGTCAGATCCTAAGAATACAGCTACATTAGCCACATCTTCCGGAGTACCACCGCGACGCAATGGGATTTGTTCCGCCCACTTTTGTTTTACTTCGTCAGATAATACACCTGTCATTTCTGTAATGATGAATCCCGGGCAGATACAGTTGGCACGGATACCTCTCGAACCTACCTCTTTTGCTATCGATTTAGCTAATCCGATCATACCGGCTTTAGACGCAGAATAGTTGGTTTGTCCTGCATTACCTGAAAGACCTACAACTGAGCTCATATTGATAATGCTGCCGCCTTTCTGTTTCATCATAATAGGAGTAATGGCATGGATGAAGTTAAATGCCGATTTCAGGTTGATATTGATAACCATATCCCATTGTTGTTCGCTCATACGCATCATCAGGCCGTCGCGGGTGATACCTGCGTTGTTTACAAGGATATCGATCTTTCCAAAGTCTTTCAATATTTCTTCTACCACTTTATGTGTATCTTCGAAGTTTGCAGCATTAGATGCATATCCTTTAGCTTTCACTCCGTAAGCAGCAATTTCTGCTTCTGTTGCTTTGGCGTTATCATCTATCGCTAAGTCGGTGAATGCAACATTTGCACCTTGTTCTGCATATTTTAGGGCAATGGCTTTACCTATGCCGCGGGCTGCACCTGTAATGACAGCGGTTTTACCTTCAAGTAATTTCATAATTTAAAATGTAAATTAAATATAAATTCAGTTGATTCTTATTTTTTCTTTTTGATTCCTTCGAATATCAGATAGGCGATATTTTCGCGCTGAGATTCTGTTTTCAGGCTCTCCGCTCTTATTTGCCCTCTTATGTATGGGACCTCCAATCCTTTCAGTGCATGGTGAAGTATCTCGGCGGTAGCCTGTGTATCGGGCATCTCGAAAGTCCCCTCTTCTACACCTTTGGTCAGTATGTCGTTAAGTACCTGAATTTCTTTTATGTCGAATGATTTGCGAACATTCTGTACGCGCCATATGTCGCGGAAAAAGTCGGCTTTTAGCGTACCATTTCTCACTACAACGTTTTTTACAGCATCGAACCGGGTATAAAAGAAAAGAAGGAGCTTTTCGTCGGCAGGAAGTTTCTTGCTCGCTACCGATTGCAGGGCATGATACATCTGGTCAAGCTCTGTTTCCAGTACTGCCTGGTAGACTTCATTCTTGTTGTTGAAGTATGTATATAATGTACGGCGGCCTTTATGCGAAGCCACAGCAATATCATTCATGGTTGTGTTATCCACACCCAGTTTTGCGAATAGTTGACGAGCTACGTCAATTAATATATTTCGGGTTTTGTTTATGGCCATATATCAAAACTGCACACAAATATTCTAAGTGTGCAAATTTAGCATAAAAATATTGAATATATAAGATTTTAGATGTTTTTATCAGTTTTTCTTCGGAAATGTGAGAAAATGGAATCTGATCGCCTATGCTGGAAAAGGTAACAGGAAACAATTAAGAATTCTTTTGCTTGCCATGTATTTGCAAAAGGTAACAAAGGTAACACTATTTACAGTTAGCAGTAAACCGAAATGCAGTTCTCAACTTATTACTTATTGTTTAAAACTCATTACTTGTTAAAAAGTAACACATGTAACACTTTTTCCATTCTTGTAGGGGCAGGCCTTGTGCCTGCCCATTATGCGACAACTGGGCAGCCATAAGGGATTGCCCCTACATGAATTCTCAAAAAGGTAACAAAGGTAACAGTCTTTTCTGCTTTTTGATTCTTCTTCATTCTTTCCCTCTTCGTGGGCTAGGGGCTGGTCAATACTTCAAAGAACTCCGGCAACTAAAAGCCCGCAATGTATAGATAAAGAACTCCCGATTTTATACAAATAACCTCAAGCCAAAGGCCTGAGGTTATCTATCGTAAATAATAAAAGATTAACTGCTCTTTGTTTTAAAATCTTATTCTATAACGGCAGCAAAGCCTCCGTTTCTTGCCATGCTGATCTTTATTTTGTCTCCTGATTTTATGCTTGATGATTTCTTACGATAATCCATTGCCTGGCGTCCCGCATTGATGCCATCCTCAAAAGACGTCATTGTATACGTTTTACCATTGTTGAGAAAGCTCAGGTCAAGTTCAAATTCACGGGAGGTTTCTTTATTGTTAGTCATACCGCCGATATACCATTTGTCTCCTTTGCGTTTAGCTACGATCGCGTATTCTCCTACCTGCGCTGCTAAGGCTTTAGTTTCGTCCCATGTGGTAGGTACCTGTGTGATGAACTTCGTACAATCCTCATTGCGGTAGTACAAAGTAGGATTATCGGCTAACATCTGCAGCCCGCTTTCGAAGATAACGAATAGCGCCAGCTGATAGGCGCGTGTCCCTATACTGGCAGAATTCGGCCTGTTTCCGCAATATACATTCGGTTGCATGCTGATCATAGCTCCCGGAGTATAATCCATAGGTCCTACAGCATTACGCATAAACGGAAAAAAGACACTGTTGTCAGGTGTGCAGCCGCCCATTTGCTCCATACCCCTTACACCCTCGTAAGAGAGTACGTTCGGATATTTATATTCCAGTCCGGCCGGTTTGAAAGAGCCATGAAAGTCGACAAGGATATTGTATTTTGCCGCCTCTTTAGCCACTCTTTCGTAATAGTTTACCATCCATTGGTCACTCCTGTCCATGAAATCGATCTTCACACCTTTTACACCCCATTCCTGAAATGTCTTGAATATCTCAAAGTTGTTTTCTACAACCAGCCACGTAAGCCAGAGTACGATACCTACATTCTTTTCTTTTCCGTAGCGGATCAGTTCATGTACATCTACTTTCGGATTAGGTGTGTAAGGATCTCGGGTACTCATAGCCCATCCTTCATCCATAATAATATAAGGGATACCAAACTTGGAAGCGAAATCTATATAATATTTGTATGTATCCAGATTGTAGCCCGCTACAAAATTTACATCCGGACCATAAGGCGATGCATCGTTCCACCATTCCCAGCTTACCTGTCCGGGCTTTATCCACGATACGTCTTGCAATTGACTTTTAGTCGCAAGATTGTATGTCATGGTATTTTCCATCAGTTGCTTGTCGTCTTTTGTTATCACAAAATAGCGCCACGGGTAATTTCTTTTTCCGGAGGTCTTGGCTATATAATCAGCTTCTTTGAGAAGCTTTACACTGCGGTCTCCATCGTCACCAAATTCGAGAGGGACTTTCGGGAATACAGACTGTATACCGTTATTTCCAGTGCTTTTAAGAAACAGGCATGGATAATCGGACAGATCAGATTCCGAGATAAGTATCTTGTATTGCTTCTTTGTATCTATCAATACAGGGAGTACCGACATCTTATCCGAAGCTTTCCAGTCTTTGCTTTCGATGTGTGTATAGGGCTCTTCATATGCAGTCTTGAAACTGCCCGGCTGTTGCAGGTGCAACAGATAGTCTGCTGGGAAGTTTACAACGAAGTCTTCACCTAATACTTCTACTTCCGTTTTTTTATTTGTGATAAAACGATAAGCGATCCCATCATTGTAGGCACGGAATTCAACTGAGTAATCACCCTTGAATGTGAGCAAAAGTTGGTTATACTCATCCTTTACCGTTGAAAATTTCAATGGAACAACAGGTTTGCTTTCCGATTTTACCTGCGCCCGTTTCTGATTCGATAGTTTGGGATTCTGTCCCAGCATTTCGTTTCCAAGGTTTAATTGCAGATAATTATCTTTTAGCAATACATCATTATTATAAGAAATATCATAATATATCTTATCGGATATATTTAATGATACCTTGAGCTCTCCGTTCGGAGACGGCAGTTCCGTTTGTTTCTGCGCATGCAAGTACAATGCGAAGCAGTTTATCAATAAAACTGTGAATAAGATTTTTTTCATTCAGGTCGTTAAATTTTAAGGTGTGTTATTGAGTTATAAGTTATAAATTAAGAATTATAAGTTGTATGCCATTCACACCACTCTTTATTCTTAATTATTCATTCTTAATTATTTTATAGCACCTATCCGCGCATACATTTCCACCATGGCAGCCTGTGTTAATAACCATTTTTTGTTATCCTTTTTCTCTCCGCTCCAGTCGGTATTGAAGAGTCCGTTATTGTCGCGGGTATGTGTCCATGCATAGTCCAGGTTCTTGTCGAAGGCGTCTATATAGGTCTTGTTGTTATCCAGATGATATAGTTCTATAAAACCTCTTAGCATAACGGCTATAAACCACACATCGCCTTTCTTCAGTAATCTGAATTGTTCTCCCTCCGGTGAGGTAAAATCGGTAAAGAAGTGATTGTAGCATGATTTGGCTATATTCTGTGCCTCGGAGAGGTAGGTTTCATCTTTGGTAAACTTGTACAAGAGTGCTGCAGATTGCATCATCTGCCCGCTGTTGTAGGCATATTTGGCTTCGCCTATTTTTCCATCCAGCCTCACGTTGTCATAGTAAAGATAATCTGATGTATCCTGTAGGTGCTTTTTGGTCCAGTCATACAAGTCTTTTCCCAAGTGGAAATATGTACTGTCTTTTGTGGCTTCGAAAAGCTTCAACGCAAAGACAGAACCCGGGGCATTCGAACAAGTGTTTTTTGATTCTTTTTTCTGTTCGCACCAATAGATGCCGCCCTCGAGTTTATCGTCGATACCACTGGCTACAAAAGTCCAGATCAGTTTTGCCTTGTCAAGGTATTTAGGCTCATTGGTCATCATATAAGTGTCTGTAAAGTCAATACCCAGCCATACATTATCATCGTAAAAACGGTCCGACTGAGGAGCGGTATTGATATAGGAAGCATATCCCGGAGGAGTCCGTTTCAGATCAAAATACTCTTCCAGTCCCGGAAGCACTTTTGTGTCCAGTATTTGTTGGTATTTTTTGTCTTCTGTTGCTTCAAATAGTGCATTTACGGCGGAGAATGTACCGGAATAGGGCCACAGATAAGAATATTGATTGAGGGGATTGGCTTGTTCTGAAGAAGCCAGATATGTAGCAGTGTATGCTGCATCGAACGGATAATTTTCCCGTAGCAGATTGGTATTCGGAGCCGAATAATTCT
Protein-coding sequences here:
- a CDS encoding prolyl oligopeptidase family serine peptidase, which gives rise to MKNFISRLIPCFLLSLLIISCNINSQSSLIKSEKTIRTIKADVIRENYRQYLKNRLKVSDSVLTDELRKIKYDITFTKVTYEATDPFGETTILSGLIGYPVLPAEERDKQLSIVSIQHGTLFAESDAPSFNKFKDATTLKDALSLIPPTHENGYIIVVPDYFGYGADEKDMHYYEVRSSLAEATRKLIEAVPSFAQDKSLHINPTKLFLFGYSEGGFATMSTLKSFSENPDNFTDIVTVAGAGAYDKVETATHVIQQTSGDSPNFTASYLWVLLTYDKVYNINRNLSQLVQPEMEPVVKKYAETDKIMQAQKIPSAPSKAFNPTFVKGITEKTDEAFIKALVDNDVSDFEAKGTVVLVHGTKDTWVPTFNTELAYDRLQKRGVNVSTHYFEGGTHSTTYPIFVLKALKSL
- a CDS encoding porin; this translates as MKKLLLVLSLFTACSLTYSQDSNSELLKKLVEKNILTQDEADSLQVSSNKNTQNSSFSQSVEKIRQAFNTPYMQFGGYGLLMYKYSDVNKVKHDLSTRVVFLHMQGQIFKDLKYFVMMEFVNPTLTEYYVDWTPSSSFNLRVGQMKTPFSLENQFSLTALESITNTRSVSAFSGMGDDVLKLQNNRNNIGRDMGIKASGSLINTGTHDFLEYGLGIYQGTGLVTNETNNSKDLTANIMLQPVKGFRIGGGGYFGEATYIKAGDSERNDHVRNRWIISSDYKNDRLYARAEWIKANDGGIAKEGIHGVGLWYFIPEKLNAFAKIDYLNQNKEINNEVMDYTLGINYYFYKSCRFQLNYTYSDYSSKWNAPNSNVVLGQMQIVF
- a CDS encoding ElyC/SanA/YdcF family protein, with translation MAILFANWKIPHDTKDYVYNNTDSIPAQKAALVLGAARYIGGRQNLYFTYRIRAAKELYDAGKVKAFVVSGDNSTKDYNEAQDMHDALVEAGVPGDIIYMDYAGLRTLDSVVRMSEIFGQKSFIIVSQEFHNERAIFLAQYYGLEAYGYNAKDIDLNRFSYRTKIRELFARVKVFVDIITGKGPKYLGEPININ
- a CDS encoding nucleoside phosphorylase, yielding MRVIPDSELIINSDGSVFHLHVKPEQLSDKIIMMGDPERVTLTASFFDTIECNIQSREFHTITGTYKGKRITAISHGIGPDNIDIVLTELDALANVDFNTREVKKDFKQLTMVRVGTSGGLQPHCPIGSYVVAAKSIGFDGVLNYYDGRNSITLNDFEAAFKEHVGWNPQHCAPYVIKADESLVEQVGHDMIKGVTISAIGFYGPQGRHVRIPLANPDLNSKIETFRFGEDMITNYEMESAPLAGLGRLMGHRAITVCTIIANRLAGKSNANYKGSIEDLIKKVLDRI
- a CDS encoding sugar phosphate isomerase/epimerase, giving the protein MKRELSVFLSIICSCIFLSGSSLYAKEPGRNLRDDGELFKVAIAGYTFVNFNLDETLKMMQEVDVHYLCIKDFHLPLASTDEEIAAFHAKLAAHDVTGYAVGPIYMKTKEEVDRAFDYARRVGVKLIVGVPNHEVLPYVDQKVKEYDFKYAIHLHGPDIKLYPNATDIYENVKDLDPRIGMCLDIGHDARDGQDPIADLKKYKDRVFDIHMKNTTAASKEGKTGEIGRGVIDIPAFVRMLREVKYDGACSLEYERNMKTPLAGIAESIGYFRGVIDATK
- the rlmH gene encoding 23S rRNA (pseudouridine(1915)-N(3))-methyltransferase RlmH, which translates into the protein MKITLLVIGKTDAGYFIDAVGEYQKRLEHYIPFEIQVIPDIKNTKSLTADQQKEKEGELILRNLQAGDYLVLLDDKGKEYTSVQFATYIEKKTHTVAKRLVFLIGGPYGFSQSVYNKANEKLTLSRMTFSHQMVRLIFVEQLYRAMTILNNEPYHHE
- the fabG gene encoding 3-oxoacyl-[acyl-carrier-protein] reductase — its product is MKLLEGKTAVITGAARGIGKAIALKYAEQGANVAFTDLAIDDNAKATEAEIAAYGVKAKGYASNAANFEDTHKVVEEILKDFGKIDILVNNAGITRDGLMMRMSEQQWDMVININLKSAFNFIHAITPIMMKQKGGSIINMSSVVGLSGNAGQTNYSASKAGMIGLAKSIAKEVGSRGIRANCICPGFIITEMTGVLSDEVKQKWAEQIPLRRGGTPEDVANVAVFLGSDLSSYVSGQAIPVCGGMNM
- a CDS encoding TetR/AcrR family transcriptional regulator; protein product: MAINKTRNILIDVARQLFAKLGVDNTTMNDIAVASHKGRRTLYTYFNNKNEVYQAVLETELDQMYHALQSVASKKLPADEKLLLFFYTRFDAVKNVVVRNGTLKADFFRDIWRVQNVRKSFDIKEIQVLNDILTKGVEEGTFEMPDTQATAEILHHALKGLEVPYIRGQIRAESLKTESQRENIAYLIFEGIKKKK
- a CDS encoding glycoside hydrolase family 97 protein gives rise to the protein MKKILFTVLLINCFALYLHAQKQTELPSPNGELKVSLNISDKIYYDISYNNDVLLKDNYLQLNLGNEMLGQNPKLSNQKRAQVKSESKPVVPLKFSTVKDEYNQLLLTFKGDYSVEFRAYNDGIAYRFITNKKTEVEVLGEDFVVNFPADYLLHLQQPGSFKTAYEEPYTHIESKDWKASDKMSVLPVLIDTKKQYKILISESDLSDYPCLFLKSTGNNGIQSVFPKVPLEFGDDGDRSVKLLKEADYIAKTSGKRNYPWRYFVITKDDKQLMENTMTYNLATKSQLQDVSWIKPGQVSWEWWNDASPYGPDVNFVAGYNLDTYKYYIDFASKFGIPYIIMDEGWAMSTRDPYTPNPKVDVHELIRYGKEKNVGIVLWLTWLVVENNFEIFKTFQEWGVKGVKIDFMDRSDQWMVNYYERVAKEAAKYNILVDFHGSFKPAGLEYKYPNVLSYEGVRGMEQMGGCTPDNSVFFPFMRNAVGPMDYTPGAMISMQPNVYCGNRPNSASIGTRAYQLALFVIFESGLQMLADNPTLYYRNEDCTKFITQVPTTWDETKALAAQVGEYAIVAKRKGDKWYIGGMTNNKETSREFELDLSFLNNGKTYTMTSFEDGINAGRQAMDYRKKSSSIKSGDKIKISMARNGGFAAVIE
- a CDS encoding glycoside hydrolase family 76 protein, with the protein product MKRTSIFFSLIISICAFSNCSKKEVSNLSSNKERARITLDSLYQNYSAPNTNLLRENYPFDAAYTATYLASSEQANPLNQYSYLWPYSGTFSAVNALFEATEDKKYQQILDTKVLPGLEEYFDLKRTPPGYASYINTAPQSDRFYDDNVWLGIDFTDTYMMTNEPKYLDKAKLIWTFVASGIDDKLEGGIYWCEQKKESKNTCSNAPGSVFALKLFEATKDSTYFHLGKDLYDWTKKHLQDTSDYLYYDNVRLDGKIGEAKYAYNSGQMMQSAALLYKFTKDETYLSEAQNIAKSCYNHFFTDFTSPEGEQFRLLKKGDVWFIAVMLRGFIELYHLDNNKTYIDAFDKNLDYAWTHTRDNNGLFNTDWSGEKKDNKKWLLTQAAMVEMYARIGAIK